The Juglans regia cultivar Chandler chromosome 11, Walnut 2.0, whole genome shotgun sequence genome contains the following window.
AACCCTGaaagattttttcttgtttttgggaTGATAAAACTCAAAGTTGATAGTTTCTGGCCGTACCCGTTTGTTCTTTTGATGGACTAAACTTTGAACTGctttctccttttattttcttttttccttttggatcTTACCAGTTGGGTTTTGTTCATTTCAATTGCCATGTAGTTGACTAATGATTATTGGATTGGTAACTTCGCTTTTGCAGGAATCTTGATTTTAACGGGCGTTAAAGGGTCGCGGAGCTTCTGTTTCTGATAAAGAACAAAGAGAATTTTGGTTCGGTTTGCTATCTCTAAACAGCTAAAAATCTTGGCAGAAAGATTATATCTTTTATAGTTATCACCAATATTTGGTTACAATAAACAGCTAAAAAAGTATACCGCAGGAGTTTATGGAAAATTGGATTCTCTCTCCATGATGATTGGTCGTGATTGTTTAGTATTGACTTTGTATTGTTTGAGCCAACAGAAACAGTATTATTTTGTATCTTCCTTCTTTTACAATATTTCAACCCATAGCATAGGACTCATGATGCAACCAAGACGTTCTGACTTGTAGCGGCGGGCGAAAAGTACAGGTCGCTCCCCTCAATAACCTTGATTATACCACCACAACCTTCGAATTCAGGGGTGGTGTTAACTCATAAAAGCACTACATCTATACCTTCTAAATTTATCGGCTAGATTCTTCAATTCAATATTGacttaatatgataatatttttaaattaagatacgATTAGTGTTGATCTACAGAATACCCAAAAGGATCTTAACTTGCTAGGTGAttttataaagttttactgTTGCTTTCATTCTTCTTGGGAAATgactaaaatcatttcaaggGAAACATACCAGCTCATTCCTACATTGTTACATATCTCGAGACTGCTGCTAGCTTTAGAACACCTCATATCCTGCTAGTAGGCTGCTACACTTTCTTATGAATCATTCTTTTGATAGTCTAATATTTTGATGACTGGCCAGTTTTTAACTTGTCTAGTTGACCCATAAGTTGCTCATTTAAGCCATCAAATTCGTTCTGCAGCTGCAATTTAAGTTTGATGTATTTCTGAACCAGTAGCTGAGCTTCTGAAGACTGTATTGATATCTTTGACAAGGTAAAAAGATGGCTGAGGGCGGCCTGGAAGGCGAAACAGATATAAATGAGGCCACTACTTCAACGGGCAAGGCAGTAGCAGAGAAAAATCAGGGCATCAATGGGGGCCAACAAGATTCTCCAAATAACACAAAAGATGAGGAAACCAAGACAGTTCCGTTTCTCAAGCTTTTCTCATTTGCAGATTCCACTGATACCGCATTGATGATTGTTGGCACAATTGGATCCATTGCAAGTGGGTTAGGCATGCCCCTTATGACTATACTGTTTGGGCAAATGATCAATAGTTTTGGCAGTAACCAAAGTAACACCAAGGAAATCGTTGATGTTGTTTCCAAGGTAAAAACAATGCATGAGCTTATAAAATAAGGTTTGCTTCAATATTTATCCCAGGAAAGATTTGTGCTTTAACTTCTGATTTTATTCTTCACTACTTTCCTGAGGTAAAAAATTTGTGTAGGGATGCAGTTGAACgcttatacttttttttacatgtttatttgtTGATACGAAGATGCTAATTAACCACCTGGTGAAATTATAGATCTCTCTAAAGTTTGTCTACTTGGCTTTGGGGATTGGTTGCGCAGCATACCTTCGTAAGTAAATTTGATGCTCAAAATCATTATAcatatttaaaccatagaaaagTCTTTTATGCATAACCCCTTCAAGATTAAGAAACTCGGTTCTGTTGTTTGTCAGAGGTGACATGTTGGATGGTCACGGGGGCGAGACAGGCTGATCGAATAAGGGGCTTGTATCTGAAAGCTATATTGAGACAAGATGTAGCTTTCTTTGACAAGGAAACTAACACTGGAGAGGTTGTTGGGAGAATGTCCGGTGATACTGTTCTCATACAGGATGCCATGGGTGAGAAGGTATAACACAGCTGCCAGAATTACATCAAAacgaaaagaagataaatcaaatttttgttCATCTCGTGCCTCTAAATGAAATCATGTAGTCAACCAAGTCTACCTTGTCCTGCAGGTTGGGAAATTTATACAGCTGATATCAACCTTCATTGGGGGCTTCATAATAGCATTTGTCAGAGGGTGGCTTCTTGCCCTTGTCTTGTGCTCTGCCATTCCTCTTCTCGTGACATCAGGTGGTATCGTGGCCATAGCTATATCAAGGATGACATCCCGGGGACAAGGTGCTTATGCAAAGGCAGCAAATGTAGCTGAACAAACAATTGGTGGGATCAGAACTGTGAGTCAATTTGTCAAAAGCaaatacatttgaccaaaaaaaaaaatacttacccTCTTAATACTGCTAATATGATTTTTCTCTGCATTATTTAGCAAAAGGTAACACATCTATCATCGCTTCCATTGTAGGTTGCATCATTTACAGGAGAGAATCAAGCTATAACAAATTACACAAAATTTCTTGTACATGCTTACAAGTCTGGCGTACATGAAGGTCTTGCCGCCGGAATGGGTTTTGGCACAGTTATGTTAGTAGTGTTTTGCACCTATTCGCTGGCTGTGTATTTTGGTGCAAAGTTGATACTAGATAGAGGATACTCTGGAGGACAAGTGATGAACGTGATCATTGCTGTCTTAACTGCTTCCATGTGAGCGGCATTTTGTATTTCCTTTATCTTGTAGAAAAACGTGGATATGCTAATAATTCTATTATTCCGATTAACCCAATaaacaaaaacttatttctGCTTACGTGACTGAATATACAAAAGCTGCCATGCAGAAAACCATATGAATCCAAGTGTTCTATTTTTCCATTGGCttctgtatttatttacttctaCCTTTTCCTGATATATTGATGCTTCAGGTCCCTAGGCCAGGCGTCTCCCCCCTTGAGTGCATTTTCTGCCGGCCGAGCTGCAGCATTTAAGATGTTCGAGACTATCGAAAGACAGCCAGATATAAATGCTTTTGACAAAAGCGGAAAAGTATTGGATGACGTTCGTGGAGATATAGAATTGAGGGATGTTTATTTCAGCTATCCAGCCCGTACGGATGAGAGAATATTTAatggattctctctctctatccctaGTGGCATGACTGCAGCTTTAGTTGGAGAAAGTGGAAGTGGGAAGTCAACAGTGATCAGTCTTATAGAGAGATTCTACGACCCACAAGTTGGTGAAGTTCTTATAGATAACATTAACCTCAAGGAGTTTCAGCTTAAGTGGATTAGAGGGAAAATTGGTCTTGTAAGCCAAGAACCTGTGTTGTTTGCCTCCAGCATTAAGGATAACATTGCATATGGAAAAGACGGTGCAACCATTGAAGAGATAAGAGCTGCAACTGAACTTGCAAATGCTgctaaatttatagataaattgcCTCAGGTTCTAATTTTCACTCACTTTTAGACCCTTCATCTTCAAGTTCTGAAAGTTATTATTTGACTCctaagattttgaattttacttTCAGGGACTAGACACCATGGCTGGTGACCACGGAACACAGCTGTCTGGTGGACAGAAACAGAGGATTGCCATTGCAAGAGCAATTCTGAAAGACCCGCGAATTTTACTTCTGGACGAAGCTACAAGTGCACTTGATGCAGAATCAGAGAAAATAGTGCAAGAGGCATTGGATAGGGTTATGGTTAACCGAACCACTGTCATTGTTGCCCATCGTTTGAGCACGGTGAGGAATGCTGATATGATAGCAGTCATTCACAGAGGAAAGATGGTTGAAAAAGGTACCTTACGGGTATTTACATGCCATTGTATTCTGAATCATTGGTGCATATCCTTTATGTTGTGATcaaattttaatctttaaaatttctcatttcatagTTTATTTGGCTTTATATTTCTAAATGCATTTGGCTATTGATCAGGCTCGCACTCAGAACTACTCAAGGATCCTAATGGAGCATACTCTCAGCTTATACGCTTGcaagaagaaaataaggagTCAAAGCATGCTGTAGATGATCAAAATAATCCTGAAATTACTGTGGAATCTTTCAGACAGTCCAGTATCCGACAGTCAAGTCTTCGGCAGAAAAGTCAAAGAGCCTCAATCCTACGATCCATAAGTCG
Protein-coding sequences here:
- the LOC109007782 gene encoding ABC transporter B family member 21-like produces the protein MAEGGLEGETDINEATTSTGKAVAEKNQGINGGQQDSPNNTKDEETKTVPFLKLFSFADSTDTALMIVGTIGSIASGLGMPLMTILFGQMINSFGSNQSNTKEIVDVVSKISLKFVYLALGIGCAAYLQVTCWMVTGARQADRIRGLYLKAILRQDVAFFDKETNTGEVVGRMSGDTVLIQDAMGEKVGKFIQLISTFIGGFIIAFVRGWLLALVLCSAIPLLVTSGGIVAIAISRMTSRGQGAYAKAANVAEQTIGGIRTVASFTGENQAITNYTKFLVHAYKSGVHEGLAAGMGFGTVMLVVFCTYSLAVYFGAKLILDRGYSGGQVMNVIIAVLTASMSLGQASPPLSAFSAGRAAAFKMFETIERQPDINAFDKSGKVLDDVRGDIELRDVYFSYPARTDERIFNGFSLSIPSGMTAALVGESGSGKSTVISLIERFYDPQVGEVLIDNINLKEFQLKWIRGKIGLVSQEPVLFASSIKDNIAYGKDGATIEEIRAATELANAAKFIDKLPQGLDTMAGDHGTQLSGGQKQRIAIARAILKDPRILLLDEATSALDAESEKIVQEALDRVMVNRTTVIVAHRLSTVRNADMIAVIHRGKMVEKGSHSELLKDPNGAYSQLIRLQEENKESKHAVDDQNNPEITVESFRQSSIRQSSLRQKSQRASILRSISRGSSVGSSSRKSFSVTFGVPTGLEVTDAAVTEQDTTSVVPQKSQEVPIRRLAYLNKPEIPVLLVGTVAAIVSGVILPIFGLLISRVVKTFFEPPSELKKDSKFWSLMFIVLGVAAFLSGPTRSYFFGVAGSKLIQRIRSMCFEKVVHMEVGWFDESEHSSGAIGARLSADAATVRTLVGDALAQIVQSIASVVAGLVIAFAASWEMALIILVLVPLLGVNGYTQRRSMRGFSADAKAMYEDASQIATDAVGSIRTVASFCAEEKVMQLYEKKCEGPKKAGIKEGLISGIGFGMSNFFLFSVYATSFYAGAQFIKEGKTSFSAVFQVFFALTMAATAVTQSSSFVTDTQKAKNAAASIFAILDRKSKIDPSDESGMTPDNVKGDIEFHHVSFKYPSRPNIQIFRDLNLAIHAGKTVALVGESGSGKSTVIALLERFYDPDSGYITLDGIEIQKLQLKWLRQQMGLVGQEPVLFNDTIRANIAYGKGGDVTEAEIIAAAELANAHKFISGLQQGYDTIVGERGLQLSGGQKQRVAIARAIIKSPKILLLDEATSALDAESERVVQDALDKVMVNRTTVVVAHRLSTIKNADLIAVVKNGVIVEKGKHETLINIQDGSYASLVALHTSAATA